CTTCTCTCCTCCCCCGTGGTCCAGCCCGACTTCGACCGCATCGCTCGCCTTCCCAATCTGGGGTTGGCCAGCCTGGCGGCGCATGTAAACGATCTGTGCACCGTCCATGTGGCAGATATCCATGGCCTGAGAGATCACCGGGAATATGTGAGAAGGCAGGTCCAGGGCTACGATCTGGTCGGCCTGACTGCCATGAGCTTTCAGTATCAGGAGGCTTTAGCACTGGCCAGGATTGTCAAGGATTCCGGCGCCAGGACTGTCTTTGGCGGCTATCATCCCACCCTGGCGGCAGAGGAGATCGGCAAGAGCGATGACCGCCAGCTGATCGACTTCATAGTGCGGGGCGAGGGTGAGGCCACCTTCCGGGAGCTGGTGGAATCTCAACTGGCGGGAAAGGGGCCAAATGATGTCCTGGGCCTCTCTTACCATGACCCGAGGGGCGGGGGCATGATTCATAACCCCGCCCGCCCTCTGCTGGATGTAGCGGATATCAGGATGCCTGACCGGGATGCCCGGCTCATCACCCGCGGTTTTCTCACCTTTGACGTGCCCATAGACTCTGTGGAGACCAGCAGGGGTTGCACTCAGGGCTGCAAGTTCTGCTCCATCAATCTCATGTATGGGCGGCATTTCCGCACCTTTCCCCTGGAGAGGGTGATCGAGGATATCAGGGACGCTGAAGAGCATGGTGCGGGCTCGATATTCTTTCCCGATGACAACATCACACTCCATCCAAAGAGGCTAGAGAGGCTCTGCCAGGCGATAATCGATGCAAACCTCACCCATCTGCGCTACAAGACCCAGGCCTCAGCTTCCGGCATCGCCTCCAGCAAGAGGCTGGTGGATAAGATGGGCGAAGCGGGATTTGATGGCGTCTTCCTGGGGGTGGAGAGCATCAATAAGAGGAACCTGGAGTTCTTGGGCAAGGGGCAGATGTCCAATGATGCTGAGATTGCAGTGCAGTACCTGCATGATAACAATATAATCGTCTCCACCGGGCTCATCGGCGGGAATCCAGATGATGATGAGGAGGATCTCTGGGAGAACTTCCATCTCGCCCGCAGGCTCAGGGTGGATTTTCCCATCTTCTATATCTCCACCCCTTATCCCAAGACCCAGATGAGGGCGGAGCTGGAGGAGAT
This genomic stretch from Methanothrix sp. harbors:
- a CDS encoding B12-binding domain-containing radical SAM protein, producing the protein MKILLLSSPVVQPDFDRIARLPNLGLASLAAHVNDLCTVHVADIHGLRDHREYVRRQVQGYDLVGLTAMSFQYQEALALARIVKDSGARTVFGGYHPTLAAEEIGKSDDRQLIDFIVRGEGEATFRELVESQLAGKGPNDVLGLSYHDPRGGGMIHNPARPLLDVADIRMPDRDARLITRGFLTFDVPIDSVETSRGCTQGCKFCSINLMYGRHFRTFPLERVIEDIRDAEEHGAGSIFFPDDNITLHPKRLERLCQAIIDANLTHLRYKTQASASGIASSKRLVDKMGEAGFDGVFLGVESINKRNLEFLGKGQMSNDAEIAVQYLHDNNIIVSTGLIGGNPDDDEEDLWENFHLARRLRVDFPIFYISTPYPKTQMRAELEEMGLVTRNDFTKYDGMHANLRTKHLTDEQVQYITWEMNARYYDLEWIRYNKVKRIYPKWFAGEIRRLLPFYARRKLELAMGKKMPRDFFQEDLESGELCKGVV